cccctttctgCATCCCGCACTCCCgcccgcaacccaaccccctgccccggccctacattcatggccctgcatgcaatttccccacccagatgtggcccttgggccaaaaagtttgcccacccctggactaaacAGCTGTCTTGCTGCAGGAGTTCTCAGAAATGTCCTAGCCCTTCACTACAGAGTCTACAGTCTGTCTTCTATCCCTCCCGACACCTTAGATGAGGGCTATGTGAAACCCGCAAAGTTATCTCACAAAAATGGGTTTTTAGACTACAGTAAGACTTGTCTTCACCACCACTGCCCAGTATTGAGTGCTACCCATGCTGCTTATACAGCTGGATCAGTTGAAGTTCCGTGGCTGATGTACTGCTTCCTTTTTCTGGGGTTAATCAGAaaaaggagagtatgggtcacttACATAAAAATAGCAATGAGCAAACTGGCCTAACAGTCATGGAGCTTCTGGGGAAAGGAGAGCTGTGTGGAAGTCCTACCCTATAAATCTGAAGGGGGGATAGTTTAGGGAGATGATCCCACCACTTCCTCCTGCCAGGCACTGAGATGATATAATTATTCCTCATTTCTCCACTCCAAATTCCTCTCACTTCCACAAGAAGCTAGAGTGGGAAAAGACCCTTCCCACATAGCATTCAGGAGAAAGGAAAGATTTGCCCCCAAGCCACTTGCAGTAGCAAGGAGAGTGAAACTCTCATACTCAAGTGACTTATTCCGTCCCAGACAAGCTGCCATCCCTCTTCAGTTTACCAACCATTCACCTCCTACAAAATGACAAGCATACTTAACCCAATGCCACTGAGTGCAAGTGACTCTCCTTTGAGCTTCAGTCTCCCCCCGCTGTGGGCCTAAGCTCCCCTGGCCTGGAAGCAAGAGAGAGTATGCCATTCTCAAGCCTATTGAGGCATTAAAAATGTATGAGATGCTTTTAAGTACCCACTAGATGTAGAATATTCAGTGGGCACCTTTCTGTATGTACCACACCTACCACATTTCAATACTGATGTAATATAAACGGTAAATgatatcaattttttaaaagtctgggGGCACTTATCTGGAATGAGCACTTAGTTTTCTATAATGCGTAGTGACTTTTACAAAAATAACTGGTAGGCATTGTACAGTTTGACAAGCTACTGGGCCTGTTAATATGCATTTAAAAAGGGCAGTATTTCCCTATTTAGTGTAGTTGTATCTGTGCcatttccaggatattagagagactagatgcgtgaggtaatatcttttattggaccaacttctgttggtgatcgagacaagcttttgagccacacaggagctcttcttcaggtccgggAAAGATATTCCTAGCgtcctcctcaaaggaaacctgcataacgctttcaaaagatgagtcttggagcttaaattcattactttgctagacactaaaaatcatggactgaagaaagacactggatttatggcttattatgaACAATCTGTAACCAACCCCTACTTTTGTGCTATGACTGCAGaaatgttaacaggccactctaccttgaatggtcccttagaacagttgttctcaaccaggtgtatgtgtacccctggaggtatgcagaggtcttccagggagtacatcatctcatctagatatttgcctagttttacaacaggatacataaaaagcactggcaaaatcagtaaaaactaaaatttcatatagacaatgaatTGTTTATACTACTTTATATACTATAtgctgaaatataagtacaatatttatattcaaatttattttataattatttggtaaaatgagaaagtaagcaatttgtcagtaatagtgtgctgtgacacttttttgtatttttatatctgattttgtaagtcagtagtttttaagtgaggtgaaacttgggggtatgcaagacaaatcagactcctgaaaggggtacagtagtctggaaaggttgagagccactgccttagcATATGAGCTAACTGTGtatgccagtggttcccaaacttgttccgccgcttgtgcagggaaagcccctggcggaccaggccggtttgtttacctgccgcggccgcaggtttggccgatggcggctcccagtggccgcagttcgctgctccaggccagtgggagctgctggaagcggcgtgggccaagggacttactggctgccacttccagcatctcccattggcctggagcagtgaaccacggccagtgggagctgcgatcggctgaacctgaggacgcggcaggtacacaaaccggcccggcccgccaggggctttccctgcacaagcggcggaacaagtttgggaaccactggtgtatagatagaagcggcggccagtacgtccctcggcccacaccgcttccagcagctcccactggcctggagcagcgaaccgcggccactgggagccaccatcggccaaacctgcggccgcggcaggtaaacaaaccggcccggcccgccagggatcaagtttgggaaccactggtgtatgcgaaacaatctgttccaccttacaTTTTGCTGTGAaactgggagtacctttcccagacctgaagaagagctctgtgtggctcgaaagcttctctctcgccaacataagttggtccaataaaagatattatctcacccactctCTAGTATTTCCTTAGTAATTTATGTAGTTAGTGGTGGGAGATGTCTGTGAAGTATTTTAAAGGATCACTTCGTAGGTACATCTGTAAAGTTTGGAATATTTAAACCTGTGAATGTCATTTTTATATCCAATTTAGAACTCGTTGTCGTAATGCTGGTCCTGTATCACTGTCGGAAAAGAGCATCTCCCAGGTTGCAGAAATATTTAAAGCAAGAGGTCACTGTCAAAACTGTGATAAACTCTTTGTAGATGAAAGCCAGATCAACCAGCATAGCCATGCAACTCAACACAAAGTTAAAATTATTACCACAATGGAAGAGTCCATCTTGATGTTTTGCCATAttaatgaaagaaataaaaaccCATCTCAGTTGAGGCAGATTATAAATCAGTCAAGATCTTCGCTCCTTAAGAGACCATTGACTTTGAGTGAGCCTGTCTGTGAAAGCGAGTCTGCcatttcaaaaaggaaaaaagatttagaagaaaaaaatcaagaggCTGGAGTAAGCCTACATCAAGAATatacaagcaaaataaaagccTGGTTCTGTGAATGCCTTCTAAAGTTTTCTACTGAAGAGTCAGTTGAAAAGCACATTTTGTCAGCAAATAGAATCTGTCACAAGTGTGCTGTATGTGGGAAGCTTGCTGAAAACTCAAGCATCATCCGTCTGCATATGAGTCGGTTCCACGGAGGAGCACACTTAACTAACTTCATTTTCTGGTGCCGGGCATGCAATACAGACCTACTGAGAGAAGAGAACATTATGGCACATGTGACTGAATTTCATGGTGGACATTCTTACTATTATGAACAGGAAGCTGTAGAGAACGAACCTCTGGCATCCTCTTCTGACACACTGTGCAATATCTCCATTAAATGGAAAGAGCGTCTTCCTAGCCCTGTGGATCAGTCCCTTGAGAGAAGTCCTATTTTAGGAAAATGGCAATGCTGCATTTGTGAGGAAATGTTTGAGTCTGAAGACAGCGTTAAACAACATTGTATGTCTTTAGGAAGCCATCAGTTTCACAGGTATTGCTGTGGCTTGTGCAAAAAGCATTTTCACAAAGTGGAAACACTATACCGACACTGCCAAGGGCAGCACAGCCAAGAGATACAGGTTAAATATTTTTGTGGCCTTTGTGGTGATCTCTTTTTCGATGTTGAGGAAGAATTTCTAATCCACTATAAGGGTTTCCATAGCACAGATTACATGTTTGTGACTGAAGAgtcaataaaaaataaagatgacATTACACTATTAGAAAAAGGTGACTTTCTAACCTGCGGCTGCCGGGAAGAGTACATGTCCAGAATAAACAGAAAGGAAGATCACCGGAATTGTCAGAAAACCCTACTGGAAAAAGGCAATCTATGGTTTCGCTGCTGCTTCTGTTCAGCAACGTCACAAAATTTCACAGACTTGAATGACCATCTCAGCAAAAGTCACGCCCCAAGGAAAAGCCATGAAGAGATGTATGTTGTGAGATGTGGTGCATGCAACAAAAATTTCCACGATATTGTGAGTGCCCATCAACACTATCATGATAAACACTGCTTCTTGCAAAAGCCTGATATAACACATTTCGGATCAGAATCAGAAAGCAAAGTCTTCAACTTTACAGCCAGTGGTGCTTGTGTGGACAAGAAGCCTGATAAACTAAAGTTTCCAGCAAATGTaactaaagttaaaaaaaagtcagaatcTCCTTCTCTAAAGAGAGAAGAAgatagaaggaaagaaagaagtgaGAATAAAGCATGTTCTGAAGAACATGGTGAAGAAGGTATGTAGAAATTATGGCTTTAGTTCGTTTTTTAATGCACAATAGGAAAAAATTACAGTTGTAATATGCTCATATAGAAATTGTTCAACAGAACACGTCAATATACCATGCGCCTATATCCAGTCTGTACATATGAAATAATGAAAACTCAGTTATATGTTTAAAGTTGTAATTTTAGTGAGTTTCTTGTGCCAAATCCCGAGAACTAAAGTTgaactttttattattaaatgctTTATAAAATCTGTTTCTTGTTTTGTACAATGCAAATAATTTACCAAGACTCTGTGGACCATGCTTAACATGGAATTCTGTACTGACCACAGGAATTAGCTGGAACTGGACAGCAGTCTTCAGATGCTgctcttcctctttttctcctcTCAATCACCCTTTCTATGAAGGGAGAAGACACTCCAGTAGTAGGTAAAGTCAAAGCTAGGGAAAATCACGTGGAAGCTGTGAGAACCACATAGCAAGAGGGGGTAGCTTTTGACTCCAAAATGTTTGCCATTCAGGAAAAGCATTCCTTCTACCCAACCTGGTGTACATAAGCAGCCACTTATAACTTGCATTACTACTCTACCCTGCCTACTATTAAGTGGTGTTTTAAAATGAGCAAACAGCTGATGTCCCTGTGGGAGATGCCCTTGGAGAGACTTGGGCCCAGAATCGCTCATTATCAGATAAAAAGGGACTTGGGAacacttggtatcacttaaaaaTTCCCTGTCATCATGAAAAGACCAACAGTAAAGGGATCCAAACAGATTCCTATCAAAACCTTCCCTTTGGATAAGGCAAATGGTTGCAACGTGGAGTCCTCACAGGGAATAGAAGTCCTTGAAAGACCAGGGTGGGTAAAGAAAGGTCTCCTATGAGaatacaaagtgtgtgtgtgtgtgtgtacgtatgtAAGAGAGATTCTTCTGTTttctttatatgtgtgtgtgtgtgtgtgttttcactcACTCTCACATGCACATACAGTGATGCTGGGTATCAcagcctattattaaggttgcctcaTGCTTTCTATTATAAGACTGGTTtcatttgcttataacttttGCCAGACTATAatcattttcactgaaattttctgtACAGGTTgtgtgcctcaggctgaatttttctgaTAAATTATTCTGTAACTATTTCCGAGAATGAAGCTAGGGAAAAGTAGTTTGTGGCcatattaaaaaattctggcaaccatttatttaaaatgccCCCATGCTTttgagcagagacttgaaatgtAGCCAAGAGGTGGCCTTTTTGTCAGGACTGTGCCTTTTTCTGTCCCCTATCCAAATTTAGCCAATTTATAAGCCATTGCACGTGCTCAGTCGACACTTGATACTGGGTCAGAGCTAAAATCCCCAGAGATTATTTGCACCGAGCATGCTCCAGCACAGAGCTGAAGAGggatgagcaggactttcccttaAAAAGCAGCATTTCCTGGCTGCTCCAGTCCATGATGAGTCCATGTCCTGGCACTTGAACTAAGAGCAGGAGACTCCCCTGCTGGATCCATGCAGCGTGGAGGAGGAAGTCACCTGAATCAAATGCAGAGAGGACAAGAGCTGGATCTGAGGATGATCTAGTAAATGAGACAAGAAGCCTCGGAGGGAGAGAAGACTGATACTGGGAGCCAGGGAGTGAAATATAGGGATGGGAGACCATGATTGGATGAAGAACaaggggaaatttgggactggctgggcaagaaggCTGGAACTAGGAACCAGTGGGGTGAGACACAAGCAAGATAGGTCTGATGAGGAGCCATAGTGTGGAGTGggagctgggactggctgggctaAGAGATCGGAACAAGTACACAGTGGGAGTGGGGGACGCTGAAACTGGATGAAGAGTTTatggagggagactgggactggaagccAGTGGGGACAGTGAACACGGGTATGGCGATGAGTCAGGGAAGAGAGAGATCAGATGAGAAGCCAGGATAGGTGacttgggactggctgggcaaggagagagggagggggaacaaaAAGATCTGGATGGTGGTGGGGACTGGGTGTGGcgtggcaaggagactgggatgcaGAGTCCAGATGCTGAAACTAGGATGGGATGGGCAGGAGACTGAGCCTGTGATGGGAAGCCTGAGGAGTAACTAGGATTGGCTAGGTGAGGAGACTGGGTCTGAgacaaggagccaggggtggGAAGAAAAAGGACTGGGACAGGAACAAGTTGGAGGGGACTAGGCAGAAAGAGGAATAAGGGAAAGAGGTATAAGAGCTTAAGGGAAAGAGGTATAAGAGTCTGTGCCCCCTGGAGCACACTCCCCTGCAGAGCCTGGCGTGGAATCCAAGATTCCAGAGTTTCTCCTTTCCTCAGCTTGTCTAGCAAATATCAGTAAAACCTGTTGGCAAAGTCTGTGTCATCTCCCTCTAGTAGCTGATCCACATAGAGAATGAAAACCTACTACAGCTGTCAGTTATTCTGTTAACTTatgtggcagaagtctgtgcagtggatttTAAGGTTCCAACCTGATGGCCCATGTGggtgccacatgatggaattagGTTTTGCAGGTTTTTAATTAGCTTTTTGTGGGTGATTTCCTATGTTAAAgggacattattaaggttgcaaagttaagcactgaaacattaggaaatgctagaattaaggctATTGTAATCTTTGTTGGGCCCGCTTGTATGTATTCATTATGATAAGGGTCTTTTATATGATCACGCACTGTGCTTGACTTTCCAATCTTAATAATGAtcctttaacatagttttttgtatgtaattacaTTATTAACtgcatgggtttttctttgcccACTAAAATGCACATTCTGTAAATGCATGTTAGATATTTTGTTATAATATGACCAACACTCCCTGTTCATATGCCATGTCTTTGCTGATCATGGAGTTGGCCAGTTCTTAAAAATTAACTTCGTTTTAATGTGTTGTGTTGTAAATTCTAAAACTAAATTGGATGATCAACAGCTTTAATGTCTTGTA
This genomic window from Emys orbicularis isolate rEmyOrb1 chromosome 3, rEmyOrb1.hap1, whole genome shotgun sequence contains:
- the ZNF451 gene encoding LOW QUALITY PROTEIN: E3 SUMO-protein ligase ZNF451 (The sequence of the model RefSeq protein was modified relative to this genomic sequence to represent the inferred CDS: substituted 2 bases at 2 genomic stop codons), whose translation is MESLSSAKAHKCESAMQDESEDDIEFICEGPSRPVLDCIDLVSSDDEEPSSSSNRNVKRKDHIDYQKERVASTLDRLARHVEVEKQQKEEKNKAFKEKVDSQHAHGLQELEFIRGHSDTEAARLCVDQWLKMPGLKPGTINMGRKDVPHRTGQTPINSNPILCPVMHCNRKFDNGHLLLGHLKRFDHSPCDPAITLHGPPTNAVACVVCCKRFVTSQQYSDHLLSKARTHGXINDDDDGHKRNLPPQLIQCFACPYCFLLFSIRDECLQHMSGKNHFLQVFKLSDETGTPLPLSFPSYAKKLLIALCKEVPFQVKCTSCHQKLRSHMELTAHFRTRCRNAGPVSLSEKSISQVAEIFKARGHCQNCDKLFVDESQINQHSHATQHKVKIITTMEESILMFCHINERNKNPSQLRQIINQSRSSLLKRPLTLSEPVCESESAISKRKKDLEEKNQEAGVSLHQEYTSKIKAWFCECLLKFSTEESVEKHILSANRICHKCAVCGKLAENSSIIRLHMSRFHGGAHLTNFIFWCRACNTDLLREENIMAHVTEFHGGHSYYYEQEAVENEPLASSSDTLCNISIKWKERLPSPVDQSLERSPILGKWQCCICEEMFESEDSVKQHCMSLGSHQFHRYCCGLCKKHFHKVETLYRHCQGQHSQEIQVKYFCGLCGDLFFDVEEEFLIHYKGFHSTDYMFVTEESIKNKDDITLLEKGDFLTCGCREEYMSRINRKEDHRNCQKTLLEKGNLWFRCCFCSATSQNFTDLNDHLSKSHAPRKSHEEMYVVRCGACNKNFHDIVSAHQHYHDKHCFLQKPDITHFGSESESKVFNFTASGACVDKKPDKLKFPANVTKVKKNKGIQTDSYQNLPFGXGGHSNWKPPEQCKIFNYLNKIGCFFLHPRCGTRREAADFALCMHAGRLDEHLPKQIPFTILSGDKSFLELEDQFKKTQRTAHILNPHDIDGDMMCALLNSISDTTKEEDVELQEAIKRSLEEM